A segment of the Pedobacter faecalis genome:
GGATTGCTTCGGCTGAATGATGATCCCTGCACCGGGCTCAAAGCATTGATGGAAGTATCGGGGCGACCAAAACCCTTTACGATCACGGATGTCGTTTTTTCTCTCGCACCACGAATTAACGCTGCCGGACGCATGGATCATGGTCGCCACGCCGTAGACATGCTGATCTGCACCGAGGAGACAACGGCAAGAGAACGGAGTCAGTTTATAGATAGCCACAATGCCGACCGCAAAAACTCAGACAAAAGCATCACCGCCGAAGCACTAGAACTTATTGCCGATTGTCAGATCCTGACCAGCAAAAAAACCACTGTTGTTTACAACCAGGCCTGGAACAAGGGCGTCATCGGCATTGTAGCATCGCGGCTGATTGAAAACTACTACCGCCCCACCATTGTGCTAACAGCCTCGAACGGCATGCTGACCGGTTCGGCACGCTCGGTGGAAGGTTTCGATCTGTATGAAGCACTACTGCGCTGCGAAGATCTGCTGGAACAGTTTGGCGGCCATAAGTTTGCCGCGGGACTTACACTGAGGCCCGAAAAAATGCAAGCCTTTTCTGAGCGCTTTGAGGAAGTTGTGAGCCAGACCATCACAGAAAGCATGCTTTGTCCGGAACTGAAAATAGATGCTCAGATCTCCTTCTCTCAAATCACGCCAAAGTTCCAGCGCATCATTGGCAGAATGGAACCCTTTGGTCCGCACAACCCTGCACCCCTGTTCATGACCAATCAGGTATATATCGTGTACCCTCCTAAGGTCGTCGGCACAAAACATTTGAAATTGACGCTAAAACAACAAAATTCCATTATTTTTGAAGGGATAGCATTCGGCCTTGCCGGGTACGAGCATATTTTACAACCAAATCAGCCGTTTTCTGTTTGTTATACAATTGAAGAAAATGTCTGGAGGGGCGAAAGGCGCCTGCAACTAAATATAAAGGCTATTAAAATGGATAACCATAACCTCGATGATATTACGAGCTGAGAACCTGATCAAAAAATATAAACAGCGGACTGTAGTTAACGACGTGTCCTTTAACGTTAGTCAGGGCGAAATCGTAGGCTTGCTGGGCCCTAACGGCGCCGGAAAAACCACCTCATTTTATATGATCGTTGGCCTTATTAAACCCAATGAAGGCCATATCTATCTGGAAGACCAAGACATTACGAGCGACCCGATGTACCGTCGCGCCCAGAAAGGCATCGGCTACCTTGCACAAGAAGCATCCGTTTTCAGGAAGCTTTCGGTGGAAGACAACATCATGGCCATTCTCGAAATGACCAGCATGGGTAAAGAAGAGAGACACGAAAAACTGGAAGAACTGATCAGCGAGTTCAGTCTGCACAAGGTCCGCAAAAACCGCGGCGACCTCCTGTCGGGAGGTGAACGGCGCAGAACCGAGATCGCAAGGGCACTTGCCGCAAGTCCTAACTTCATACTGCTCGACGAGCCTTTTGCTGGGGTAGACCCCATTGCGGTAGAGGAAATACAGACCATCGTCGCCAAACTGAAAGAAAAAAATATCGGGATACTGATCACCGACCACAATGTTCAGGAAACGCTATCTATAACCGACCGCGCCTATCTGCTTTTCGAAGGAAAAATCCTCGAATCGGGCACACCTGAAGTACTGGCCGCAAACGAGATGGTGAGACGGGTATACCTCGGCTCAAATTTTGTTTTACGCAGTAAAACCTTATAATCCCTAAACAATGGCTATTGTTAACTCAATCTTTACCTGGTATATGAAAAAGCGCGTTCATCAGATCGAGCTTTTCATTAAATATCCTCATGATGTGCAACAGGAGTGGTTCCAAAAACTGATTTCGCAGGCAGAGGATACAGAATGGGGAGAAAAGTACGGGTACCGTTCCATCGAAACCCCTAAGCAGTTTAAAGAACGCGTGCCGCTGCAAAACTACGACACCCTGAAGCCATACATTGAACGCATGCTCAAGGGAGAGCAAAACATTTTATGGCCCTCAGAAATTAAATGGTTTGCCAAGTCGTCGGGCACCACGAGCGACCGCAGCAAATTTATCCCTGTCTCAGAAGAATCTCTGAACGACTGCCACTTCAAAGGCGGAAAAGATATGCTTTCCATCTTCTGCAATAACCGGCCCAACAATCAGATATTTACAGGTAAGGGACTGGTTCTCGGCGGAAGTCACCAGATCAACCAGTTGAATGGAGACTCCTACTACGGTGACCTTTCTGCAGTACTGATCAAAAACCTGCCCGTGTGGGCCGAATACTATCGTACGCCAAACATCTCTATCGCCCTGATGGACAACTACGAGGAGAAAATAGAGAAAATGGCGGAAGCTACCATTAAAGAAAACGTCACCAATATCGCCGGCGTACCTACTTGGACCATCGTTCTTGCCAAAAAGGTTCTGGAGATCACCGGCAAAAGCAACCTGCTCGAGATATGGCCAAACCTGGAGCTTTACATCCATGGTGCAGTGAACTTTAAACCCTATAAAGAACAGTTTAAAGAACTCATCCCATCAGCAGGCATGTACTATCTCGAAACATACAACGCCTCCGAGGGTTTCTTTGGCATACAGGACGAAGTCAATTCCGATGAAATGCTTCTCATGCTCGATTACGGTATTTATTATGAGTTCCTGCCTATCGAAAACCTGGAAGATGAACAACCGGCTACCCTTTCGCTGGACGAGGTCGAGATCGGTAAAAATTACGCAATCATTATATCTACCAACGGCGGACTCTGGCGGTATATGATCGGCGACACCGTACAATTCACTAATCTTTCCCCATACCGTATCCGGATTACCGGTCGTACAAAACATTTCATAAACGCATTCGGCGAGGAAGTGATCATCGATAATGCAGAACAAGCCATATGTCGGGCCTGCGACGCTACAAATGCCGTGTTTAAGGATTACACCGCCTGCCCTATTTATTTTTCCGGCAATGAAGCAGGCGGACATGAATGGATCATTGAATTCGACCAGCAGCCCAACGACTTCGAGAAGTTTATCGATGTGCTCGACGAAACTTTAAGGGCTGTAAACTCAGACTATGATGCCAAGCGCTTCAAAGACATGGCGCTGAAGCGGCCCAAGGTGCACAATGCCCCATGCAATACCTTCTACAACTGGTTGAAATCGAAAGGAAAGTTAGGCGGGCAACACAAAGTTCCACGACTTTCCAACGACAGGAAACACGTAGAAGAAATCCTGCCCCTGCTCGGCATATAGCTTAGCGCGGTAAGGCGCGCGACTTAGCCTTCAGGTCCATAATGCGCTTCACCTCATTCAGCAAAAGCGGAAAAGCGGGGTATGCCATATTATGCCCATAACCGTCCAGCTCAAATAGTACCGTCTCTTTGTGGCCGGTAAGCTTCATCATTCGCGCCATGTAAGCGTTCTCCTCATAGCGACCAAGCATCTCCATCTCGCGATTGCCCGTAATAAGAAGCATCGGCGGCGCATCGCCGCGCACATGGTATAGCGGAGCAAAACGGTCTACAATAGGCTGTGTTTCCGGAATTTTACTTTCGTTGCGTATAGTGAAATGCGTTATACACTGTCCGCTAAACGGAATAAGGCCCGCAATGCTATTTGCATCGATGCCATAAGGTTTAAGGTAATCCTTGTTTAGCCCAACCATCATGGCCAGGTAAGCACCCGCCGAGTGGCCCGACACAAAGATCAGGCTATCCGAGCCGCCATACCTGCCAATATTTTTAAAAGTCCAGGCTATGGCCGCAGCCGCGTCTTCAATAATGGAAGCACCCTTAGCCTGTGGCGACAAACGGTAGGTGACACCCACCACTGCCAGTCCCTTCTCTTTCAAAGCATCAGGAATCTCAATATTGCCCCCAGTCAGTCCCCCGCCATGAAACCATATTACAGTTCCATAATTCTTGCGGTTGGCCGGGTAATACACAGAAAGCTTACATCTGGAAGCGAGATAGCTATCGGCTTTAATCCGCGCATCATCGTAATAACCAACCTCCTTAACAGTATTGTACGTGATCTTATCCTGTGCCTCACTCGCGCTGATACCACCAAAGCATACCAGCAGAAAAAATAAAACTGTGTGTCTCATACCGATAAATATACGGTATTTAAGACAATTAGCCCTCTATGGCAAACGAACTGAGGCTAACAAACTGCTGCACCCTACTGGCCACCTCTTCCTGAGTAAGGTTCAGAATCCGCTCCGTGCCAAATTTCTCCACGCAGAACGAAGCAAGCGCAGAGCCGAAAATGATCGCATTCTTCATATTCGTGAAGTTGATCGTACCCACCTTTGCCAGGTAACCTATAAAGCCACCCGCAAAAGTGTCACCCGCGCCGGTCGGATCAAAAACCTCAGCCAAAGGAAGCGCAGGTGCCGAGAAAATCTTATCCTCGTGGAACAGCAAAGCACCATGTTCACCTTTCTTGATGATCAGGTACTTAGGCCCCATCTCCAGGATTTTCGAAGCTGCCTTCACCAGCGAGTACTCGCCAGACAACTGCCGGGCCTCGGCATCATTAATGGTAAGCACATCGACCATACGGATGGTCTCCTTCAGATCATCCATCATAATGTCCATCCAGAAGTTCATCGTATCCAGCACAATAAGTTTAGGACGATTCTTAAGCCTGTTAATGACAGTTTGCTGCACAAGCGGGGTTAAATTTCCCAGCATCAGGTATTCGCAGTCCTGATAACTGTCAGGAATAACCGGATCAAAATTTTCAAGCACGTTAAGTTCCGTGGCTAGCGTATCACGGCTATTCATATCATTATGATAGCGGCCCGACCAGAAGAAAGACTTCTCCCCCTCTTTAATCTGCAATCCCTCTATGTCAATTCCATGCTCGGTAAATTTATTAATGTTATCCTGACCGAAATCCTCGCCCACCACACCAACAATTTTAACCTTGTCGTAGAAATAAGAAGCAGCTAAACTGGCATAGGTAGCAGCGCCCCCAACAATTTTATCTGTTTTACCAAATGGTGTCTCCAACGCGTCGAAAGCAACAGTTCCTATGATTATCAGGCTCATATATTTTTTTATAAAATTTTTCGTTACAAATATTGCATAAATAATTTAAAACCCCTAATATTGCAGTCCCAAAACAACGGAGCGAATATCTCTCCAACGCTTAAACAAAGCGGTTTTGGTAACCGGACACTCCCGAATAGCTCAGCCGGTTAGAGCATCTGACTGTTAATCAGAGGGTCGCTGGTTCGAGCCCAGCTTCGGGAGCAAAAAGGCAAGCACGTTTTACGGTCGCTTGCCTTTTTTATTAAAACTCAAACTCCAGCTGGTCGGGGTCTGTAAACCCTTTACCAGCCGGCCTTGGCTGGTTTGGAACAAACTCACCGAAATTAGAAAGCGAAATCCCCAAAAGCCGTACCGCCTTACCGTCAATCTGCGCCTCATCCAGCAACTCCATGGCCGTTTGCAGGATCGTAGAAAAATCGCGAACCGCCACAGCTAGCGACCTGCTCCGGGTAATGAGCTTGAAATCGCTAAACTTGATCTTCAGCGTAATTGTACGTCCTTTTAAGCTTTGCCGTTCCAGACGCTGCGACACCGAATAAGCAATCTTATCAAGCTGGGTGTACATCTCCTGGGTGGTCGTGAGGTCGTACGAAAAAGTATCTTCGGTTCCCGACGACTTAGGCTCCCGGTGTGTGCGGACCGGCCTATCGTCCAATCCGCGTACAATATTGTAATAAAACGCGCCCGACTTCCCGAAATACCGGGTCATGTCTTCCTGCGACAACGCCTTCAGATCTGCCCCCGTGTGCAAACCCATGCTCTGCATCTTCTTGGCCGTTACCTTTCCCACCCCATAAAACTTCTCCACGGGCAACTGCTCCATAAAAGCCTCAATCTTAGACGGCCCGATAAATGTAAGTCCGTCGGGTTTATTAATATCAGAAGCCACCTTGGCAACAAACTTAGAGGTAGACACCCCGGCTGAAGCGGTCAGATTCAGCTCCGTTTTTATCGCCTGTTTAATCTGTTTAGCAATTTCCAGCGCAGAACCGATGTTTAGCTTGTCGGTCGTAACATCCAGATAGGCCTCATCGAGCGAAAGCGGTTCGATCAGATCAGTATACCGTCTGAATATTTCGCGAATGTGAGCAGAGACGGATTTGTACACCTCAAAACGCGGCTTTACAAAGACTACTTCCGCACAAAGCTGAAGCGCCTGCCTGGCCGGCATAGCCGATTTAATACCATACTTTCTGGCTTCATAGCTCGCCGCCGCCACCACGCCCCTCCCGCTCGGCGAACCGCCGACCACCACAGGCTTGCCCTTCAGCTCAGGGAAATCACGCTGTTCCACCGACGCATAAAAGGCATCCATATCCACATGAATAATCTTCCTGGACATGCCAATAAAATTAGCAAAATTATTCCTTCAGCACACCAATTACTGTAAAACGTTCAAAAACCGACTCAGTATGTGGCGCATCGGGCAGTTCGTCGGTCAAGTCCTGCCCCGCCCAGTGCTCATAATGCTTGCCATTGCGCCAAAGGCGACTTTCAGACACATCGTAGATCAAACCCCGGTATGCTACCCAAATCTGAGGTTTATCCTGACCATTTCGTAATGCAAGCTGATTTTTTGTATATTTGGGCAATTCCATTGGGGTAAAAGTAAAGTTTTACCATCATATATTCCCAAATACTACGGGAATCAAGGATCGAACAGGCACTGGTAAAGCCCTGCCTTAGATCATGCCACCTATCAAGATAACAACAAAGACGTAACACTGACAGCGTTCGGTCGCCCTATAGCGCGTCAACCCCCAGGGTAACCCTATACTCATATTGAAGCGAACAGGCGTTGCTACAAAGGCAGGACTAAAGCAGTGGCAAAGATCGCCGGGCAGCAAGGCTGAATTTTGGACTTATAAAAGAAATTTGTTAGTATTGATCGCATAAACGATTCCTCATGAAACGCTCTATACTATTCCTCGGCCTGGCAATATTATTTGGTACGGGCTGCAATAAACCAGCGCCGGCTCTCCCCTACAACATGAGAGATCCAAAGGTAATGATACAAACTGTGGTAAAGGGTTTGGCGGGAGCCGACAGCGTAAGGATTTTCAGAGAGGCCTTGAGTAACCTCAGCCTATCCGCCGAGGAAACTGCAGACGGAATAACCGTATTGCCTCCGCTAAACGGAGAAATGGCTCAAGGCAATATGGTAGGCAGGGAAGCTGGAAAACTTACAGAGCTCACTGCCAATGCCCTTAAGGACCATATCATAAAAGGGGTATACAACCAATACGAATTGCATAATGGCAGGACTTTCACCACTTTAAGCGGCAAAACCCTTAAGATAAGCAGACGTGCCGATACCGTATGGGTAAACGGAATACAAATAGGTCGCAAACAAGCGGTGTTGACCGACGACCAGGCCATACATATCATCAAACGGGCCATCACCCCATCCAATATTAACGACCCGCTGGAAACGACAACTTTCGACATTACCGTGTGGGACAGCAGCGAATGGAGCCCGCAGCACCCGAAAGGAAAAACCGTAGAGGGCGCCCTCGTGGAACTTTATAAAACCCAGCTGGATTTCACGGCCGGCAAACTGGCTTACAAAACGTTGACCGGGAACAATGGCCTAGCCCACTTTCCGAAATTGAAACCCGGACGCTATTACATCCATACCGAAATGGCCGGGAAAAGTAACGTATGGGTGAAAAGGACGTACGAAGGCCCTATCCTGGCAGGGCCGGCTATTAAGGGAATTTTCCAGTCGGACGCCGAGGCCGCAGGGGCACCCACGCAGGAAGGGCCAGTTGCCGGAAACCTGAGGTGGATAGACTTAAATGGCGATAATAAGATCGACGTTAGTGATTACTTTTCGATGCCATACGAAAACTTTGGGACGATAGACGGCTTGACCAGAAAGGCCGACATTACGATAGGGAAATATCTTAATCGCTAGCATTGCCCTACCGGCATATGTATGCTTTTCATTAACTTAGACGCAACTTGTCAGTTTTGAAAACCTACAGCGGATATACCGAGCAGGAACTTGTTGCCTTGCTTACGCAGGGCGATGAGGCTGCGTATACCGAGATTTACAACCGGTACGAGGCCCTGGTGTATACGTTTACTTACAAGCGTACCGATGATAAGGAAGAAGCCAGGGATATCGTCCATGAGGTTTTCCTGTACCTCTGGGAACAGCGGCAAAGCCTGCATTTTACCAACGGGATACTTCCATTCATTTATACTTCTGTCAAAAACAAAATCCTGAACCGGATAAAGCATAAAACAGTGTCGGCCAGGTATCTGGATGCCTTTCAAAGTTACCTGGAGTTTAATGACAACAGTGCTGATCATCTGCTGAGGCATAAGGAACTGGCCGCATTGATTGAGAAAGAGATCGCTGCCCTGCCCACTAAAATGCGGCAGGTGTTTGAGTTGAGCCGCAATACCAATTACACCCGAAAGGAAATTGCCGCTGCATTGGAAATTTCAGAAGAAACGGTAAAAAGTCATATGCACCATGCGCTTAAGATCTTGAAAGCGAAGTTGGGTTCGCTGATGTTGCTCGTGTTTATGTAAGCTAGAAAAAATTTTTCTGAAAAACGTTTGCGCAACCATTTGGTTGTATTTATATTTGGCAACCATTTGGTTGTATTATGATAGAGAGAAGAGATGTTTTTCAGGCTATTGCCGATCCGACGAGGCGAATGATCATTACCAAGCTGTCGCACGGAGCGCTCAATATTGCGCAGATCGGTGAAGATTTTGGCATGAGCAGGCAGGCGATTGCTAAGCACATCAAGATTCTGCATGAATGCGGGATCGTATCGATGAAGCAGCGGGGACGGGAACAGGTGTGTGAGGCGAAACTGGAAAAGCTGGATGAAGTGACCGACTGGGTGAGCGAATCGCGGAAGCTGTGGAAGCAGCGGTTTGACAAGCTCGACAAATTCCTTGAAACGATTAAAAAATAACGGATATGAACAAAGTAACCGATATGAACGCTGAGAAGAAAGAACTCTTTATTACGCACTTGTTTAACGCGCCTGTCGAGCTGGTGTTTCGGGCATGGACCGATGCCGAACAATTAAAACAGTGGTATGCGCCCGATGGCTGCACGGTTGAATTTAAAAACCTGGATGTGCGCGAGGGCGGGCATTTCCTGTCCTGCATCCATGACCCGGTGTATGGAGAATGCTGGGTTAAGGGTGTTTACCTGGAAGTGGTGCCTAACGAAAAACTCGTGCAAACGATGGTGATGTCGGACGAGAACGGCAATTCTGTAAGTTCGGTTGAGGCCGGGAAAGTAGAAGACTGGCCGGAAGAGCAGGTTACGACGATTACGTTTGAGGCGGTTGGTATGCAGACGAAAGTTTCAATTCATCAAACAGTTTCGGAAGAGAAAGCGAAAGAGACGGGTGCTTATCAAAGCTGGATCAAGATGCTGAAGAAGCTCGAGGGATTGGTTGGGTAAGCTCCTCATCAACCATTCTCGATAATCTAAATTTTATTTGGAACGTTAATTTGTTAATCGTAATATTGCGATGGATATATTTGAATATGGGAGCGACAAAAACCGACTTATTTACCAAAGAGCAGAATGAGATGGCTGCGATGGCGAAAGCCTTGGCGCATCCTGCGCGTATAGCCATATTGCAATACTTGATCAAAAAGAATGTCTGCATTACCGGTACGCTGGTTGAAGAACTCGGACTTGCTCAGGCTACGACATCGCAACACTTGAAAGAACTGAAGAACGCAGGAATTATTCAGGGAAACATTGAGGGAACAAGCGTTTGTTATTGTATTGACGCCAAAATCTGGAAGCAGTATAAAGCACTTTTCAATAGCTTTTTTGGGGATATCCAAATCAAGGAACAAAATTGTTGTTAAAAAAATTTGAATTTATTAATCGTAATATTACAATAAACAAATCGAGCTATGGAAGCACTGACATGGGAAATATTTAAAGCACAGCTCCGGTCAAATAAAGAACTGGATTTGCAGTTTCAGTATGCGGAAGACAAACGGGCCGACCCGGCTTATCACATCACGGAGATCAAGCAGGCTCCGATTACGTCGGTTGACTGTGGAGGCATGATGAACTCCTGGACCGAAGTCATTGTTCAAGTCTGGGAATCGGGCACAGAACATCAGGAAAGATCGATGAAGGCCAGTAAAGCACTTTCGATTATTGACCTGGTGGAAAAGTCGTTGCCCCTCCATCCACAAGCCATTGTTAAGATCGAGTATGGCAATGCGGATTTCGATACCCGCCAGATGCTGCCGAAATCTGTTGTAGTTGAAGGCCAAAACCTTGTTGTGGATTTGCGTCCGGACACCGTCCAGTGTAAGGCGACGGACCGGGGCGGCAATTGCGGTCCTAAACCAAAGATCGAATTAAAGAACCTTACCTTAAATGCGGAATGTACTCCTGCTAGCGGATGTTGCAGTTAAACTTATCAATAAACAATATGAAGAGAATTTTAGTACTGTGTACGGGCAATAGCTGCCGTAGCCAGTTGGCGGAAGGCTATCTGCGCCATTTTGCGGGAGACAAAGCGGAAATTTACAGTGCGGGTGTAGAAACACATGGGGTGAACCCGCGCGCCGTTGCAACGATGAAGGAAGATGGGATTGATATATCGGGCCATACTTCCAACAATATGGATGAATATCGTGACATTGATTTTGATTTTGTGATTACCGTGTGCGACAATGCAAAGGAACGATGTCCCTTCTTTCCATCTAAAGCACAGAAATTTCACCATAATTTCCCTGATCCGGCAAAGGCCACAGGTACAGAGGCGGAGATTATGGAGCAATTCAGGGCGGTACGGGAGCAGATAAAAGCCTACAGCCGGGAATTTGTGAAGCAAAACATCGCATCATATGAGCGCCAATAATTGCAGTCCCGCAGCAGAGCGAAAGCGTCTGAGTTTTTTAGACAGGTATCTGACGCTGTGGATTTTCCTGGCTATGGCTGTCGGTGTGGCCTTGGGCTATTTCATGCCTTCATCTGCGGTGTGGATAAACAGCTATAGCAGCGGCACAACGAATATACCGCTGGCGATAGGGCTGATCCTGATGATGTACCCCCCACTGGCTAAGGTGAAGTATGAGCATATTGGCAAGGTGTTCCGCAACTTTAAAGTACTGGGCACTTCCCTGGTGCTGAACTGGGTAGTTGGGCCGGTGCTGATGTTTGGGCTGGCACTGTTTTTCCTGAATGGCTACCCTGAGTATATGACCGGGCTGATCCTGATCGGGCTGGCCCGCTGCATTGCTATGGTGGTAGTCTGGAATGAACTGGCCGAAGGGAACCGGGAATATGCAGCTGGTCTGATTGCTTTGAATAGCATTTTCCAGGTATTGTTGTACAGCATATATGCTTATGTATTCATCACCCTACTGCCGCCCTTGTTTGGCGTGACTGGTCTTGATGTGCATATCACCATCGCTGAGATCGCCACAAGTGTGGGTATCTATCTGGGGATTCCTTTTGCAGCAGGTGTGATTAGCAGGTATGCATTAATCGCGTTGAAAGGTGAAGAATGGTATCAGGATCGTTTCATCCCTTTAATTTCACCTATAACGCTGATCGCCTTGCTGTTTACCATTATCGTGATGTTCAGTTTAAAGGGTGAGCTGATTGTACAGTTGCCCATGGATGTATTTCGCATTGCGGTACCGCTGGTGATCTACTTTGCGCTGATGTTTGTGGTGAGCTTTTTTGCTGGCAAAAAAGTGGGCGCTGACTATTCGCAGAGCGCATCTATTGCCTTTACTGCGGCCGGCAATAACTTTGAACTGGCCATTGCGGTGGCTATCGGGGTTTTCGGGATCAATAGCGGGCAGGCTTTTGTTGGGGTTATAGGACCATTGGTAGAAGTACCTGCGCTCATTGCTTTGGTGAACCTGGCTTTCTGGTTCAGGAAGCGGTATTAACGACAAATAATCGGAATGACGCAATGATGAGAAAGTGCTTATCAGCGCTCGGCGACGTACTGAAAGCTCGGGCCGGTTGGGTAAGCGGAAATTTTTGTGAATTTTTACTTATCAAAGTACGATAATCAATTAAGAATATGCGAGGGTCTATAGCAATAAACGTTAAAAGGGAGCATTACTTGAATACGGTGAAAGCAATTCGGGTAAACAATTTTAGCCGGAATCTTCCCTTTCTAATACTTTCCGATAAACTTCCTGATGGGCAGGTATATCGCGAATTTTCCGATGGACGTATTGAGCTGCAAGAGGTGACCTCCAAAGGCTCAAACTTCCAGTATCGTGTTATAAAAACTTTGTCAAACACCGAGGCTGACAAGGTTAGAAAAGAGCATGGATTACTCTAAACCTACGCTAATTGTTATTTCGGGGCCAAATGGCGCTGGAAAGTCAACACACATACAAACAATGCTTCCCGAAGCATTCAACGGAATATGGTCTTTTGATCGAGATAAGACGCGCATTGCCTTTGAAAAAGATCTTTTGCAGTCTGAGGTTCCCGCCAACGAAGTGTTCGCAAAGGCCACGCGATTAATGGAAAATAAGTTGGTAGAGGAGATGAAGGAAGCCGTCAGAAAAAAGAGGCACTTCGTACTGTAGACACCACTTTCACACCCTGACTATTGGAAATATATAGACTTATTTGATGACAATGGGTATAAGATACAGCTCAACTATCTGTGCCTGGATAAAATCAGTGATTGCATTGCGCGCGTTGGACAACGTGTTTTGGAGGGTGGACACTATGTCGACCCCTCTACCATTAAAGGTGTATATGAGCAAAACCTCAAATTTATCAATGAATTTCATAAGACCTTCAAGCTTATCGAATTATATGACGGCATGAAGGTACCAACACTTTTAGCAAGATTTGAAGATGGTCGTGTTGTCCTGGCAGAAAAAGGTGCATCAAAGAAAACATGGATAAAATCCGGCTTGCCTGAGCTGACAAAGCTCATTAATATATAAAACACAAATTTTTCATTTTCTTTTCACCCTTAGCCTGCACTTAGTTGTCATGTATATGAATTGCCGGAAAAAGGTGATGGTTATATGGATAATAAGCGTGCAAAAGAACTGATTGAAAGCTATAAAGCGGGGACGGCGACGCCGGAGGAGCTTGGTGTGATTGAGAAATGGATCATGCTGGGTACCGTGCGGGATATGGACTTAAGCGAGGTGGAGCTGCAGGCTGAACTGAATATTATCCGTAGTCGTTTGCCTTTGAGCACTGTTATAGCAGTTGGTAATGAAACTGATAATGCGCTTAGCAGTG
Coding sequences within it:
- the lptB gene encoding LPS export ABC transporter ATP-binding protein encodes the protein MILRAENLIKKYKQRTVVNDVSFNVSQGEIVGLLGPNGAGKTTSFYMIVGLIKPNEGHIYLEDQDITSDPMYRRAQKGIGYLAQEASVFRKLSVEDNIMAILEMTSMGKEERHEKLEELISEFSLHKVRKNRGDLLSGGERRRTEIARALAASPNFILLDEPFAGVDPIAVEEIQTIVAKLKEKNIGILITDHNVQETLSITDRAYLLFEGKILESGTPEVLAANEMVRRVYLGSNFVLRSKTL
- a CDS encoding PfkB family carbohydrate kinase; this encodes MSLIIIGTVAFDALETPFGKTDKIVGGAATYASLAASYFYDKVKIVGVVGEDFGQDNINKFTEHGIDIEGLQIKEGEKSFFWSGRYHNDMNSRDTLATELNVLENFDPVIPDSYQDCEYLMLGNLTPLVQQTVINRLKNRPKLIVLDTMNFWMDIMMDDLKETIRMVDVLTINDAEARQLSGEYSLVKAASKILEMGPKYLIIKKGEHGALLFHEDKIFSAPALPLAEVFDPTGAGDTFAGGFIGYLAKVGTINFTNMKNAIIFGSALASFCVEKFGTERILNLTQEEVASRVQQFVSLSSFAIEG
- a CDS encoding cytochrome b5 domain-containing protein, producing MELPKYTKNQLALRNGQDKPQIWVAYRGLIYDVSESRLWRNGKHYEHWAGQDLTDELPDAPHTESVFERFTVIGVLKE
- the recJ gene encoding single-stranded-DNA-specific exonuclease RecJ; the protein is MEKRWVRAANADTTLSKSLAQELNIDDSLAQVLVQRGVTTFEEARSYFKPELSRLHDPFLMRQMDQAVNRIDLALASSEKILVYGDYDVDGTTAVALVYSFLSGLTQHVDYYIPDRHKEGYGISTAGIDYASAKGFSLIIALDCGIKSVDKIDYANKLGIDFIVCDHHTPGEELPDAIAVLDPKRADCNYPFKELSGCGIGFKLAQAYSLRHGLPESRYLCYLDLVMVSIAADIVPIVGENRVLAHHGLLRLNDDPCTGLKALMEVSGRPKPFTITDVVFSLAPRINAAGRMDHGRHAVDMLICTEETTARERSQFIDSHNADRKNSDKSITAEALELIADCQILTSKKTTVVYNQAWNKGVIGIVASRLIENYYRPTIVLTASNGMLTGSARSVEGFDLYEALLRCEDLLEQFGGHKFAAGLTLRPEKMQAFSERFEEVVSQTITESMLCPELKIDAQISFSQITPKFQRIIGRMEPFGPHNPAPLFMTNQVYIVYPPKVVGTKHLKLTLKQQNSIIFEGIAFGLAGYEHILQPNQPFSVCYTIEENVWRGERRLQLNIKAIKMDNHNLDDITS
- the dinB gene encoding DNA polymerase IV, coding for MSRKIIHVDMDAFYASVEQRDFPELKGKPVVVGGSPSGRGVVAAASYEARKYGIKSAMPARQALQLCAEVVFVKPRFEVYKSVSAHIREIFRRYTDLIEPLSLDEAYLDVTTDKLNIGSALEIAKQIKQAIKTELNLTASAGVSTSKFVAKVASDINKPDGLTFIGPSKIEAFMEQLPVEKFYGVGKVTAKKMQSMGLHTGADLKALSQEDMTRYFGKSGAFYYNIVRGLDDRPVRTHREPKSSGTEDTFSYDLTTTQEMYTQLDKIAYSVSQRLERQSLKGRTITLKIKFSDFKLITRSRSLAVAVRDFSTILQTAMELLDEAQIDGKAVRLLGISLSNFGEFVPNQPRPAGKGFTDPDQLEFEF
- a CDS encoding GH3 auxin-responsive promoter family protein; translation: MAIVNSIFTWYMKKRVHQIELFIKYPHDVQQEWFQKLISQAEDTEWGEKYGYRSIETPKQFKERVPLQNYDTLKPYIERMLKGEQNILWPSEIKWFAKSSGTTSDRSKFIPVSEESLNDCHFKGGKDMLSIFCNNRPNNQIFTGKGLVLGGSHQINQLNGDSYYGDLSAVLIKNLPVWAEYYRTPNISIALMDNYEEKIEKMAEATIKENVTNIAGVPTWTIVLAKKVLEITGKSNLLEIWPNLELYIHGAVNFKPYKEQFKELIPSAGMYYLETYNASEGFFGIQDEVNSDEMLLMLDYGIYYEFLPIENLEDEQPATLSLDEVEIGKNYAIIISTNGGLWRYMIGDTVQFTNLSPYRIRITGRTKHFINAFGEEVIIDNAEQAICRACDATNAVFKDYTACPIYFSGNEAGGHEWIIEFDQQPNDFEKFIDVLDETLRAVNSDYDAKRFKDMALKRPKVHNAPCNTFYNWLKSKGKLGGQHKVPRLSNDRKHVEEILPLLGI
- a CDS encoding alpha/beta hydrolase, with protein sequence MRHTVLFFLLVCFGGISASEAQDKITYNTVKEVGYYDDARIKADSYLASRCKLSVYYPANRKNYGTVIWFHGGGLTGGNIEIPDALKEKGLAVVGVTYRLSPQAKGASIIEDAAAAIAWTFKNIGRYGGSDSLIFVSGHSAGAYLAMMVGLNKDYLKPYGIDANSIAGLIPFSGQCITHFTIRNESKIPETQPIVDRFAPLYHVRGDAPPMLLITGNREMEMLGRYEENAYMARMMKLTGHKETVLFELDGYGHNMAYPAFPLLLNEVKRIMDLKAKSRALPR